Below is a genomic region from Thermochromatium tepidum ATCC 43061.
ATCTGGAGGCGCTGCGCGCACGCTTCATCGAAGAGCAGATCGATCCGATCATAACCCCAGCGGCGCGTGCGCTGGTCGAAAGACACCGATCCGCCGGCGACATCCTGCTCATCATCACTGCAACCAACGCCTTCGTCACCGCGCCAATCGCCGAGCGCTTCGGGGTACCGCACCTGATCGCGACCCTGCCCGCCGAGCGCGATGGGATCTATACCGGCGAGGTCGAGGGGATACCGGCGTTTCGCGAGGGCAAGGTCGCGCGGCTCGAACACTGGCTTGCCGAGCAGGGACTGGATCTGGCGGGCAGTTGCTTCTACAGCGACTCGCACAACGATCTACCGTTACTGGAACGGGTCGAACGCCCGATCGCCGTCAACCCAGACGCCCAGTTGCGCGCCACGGCCGAGGCACGCGGCTGGCCGATCCTGTCGCTGCAAACCTCAATCCGCCCCTAGAGCATGCAACTCGCGTTCACAGAGTTGTCATCCTTCTCACATCAGTCCGCAACACTTGTCGCCTAAGATAATTCCTCACGTATTCTTTACCTGAGAGGGCATTCAATGGTCGCTTCGGCTTCCGCGCCGCTCGCCAAGCGCGGCGAGCGTCTCTATGTCGAGATCGCAACATCCAAGTCCGAGGTCCGCGAGGCGCAGGCGCTGCGCTATCAGGTCTTTGGGGAG
It encodes:
- a CDS encoding HAD family hydrolase; the encoded protein is MPLAIFDLDNTLLDGDSDYLWGCYLVRHGFVDGAEYARANERFYRQYQDGTLDIHEFLDFSLRPLRDHPRAHLEALRARFIEEQIDPIITPAARALVERHRSAGDILLIITATNAFVTAPIAERFGVPHLIATLPAERDGIYTGEVEGIPAFREGKVARLEHWLAEQGLDLAGSCFYSDSHNDLPLLERVERPIAVNPDAQLRATAEARGWPILSLQTSIRP